The Dendropsophus ebraccatus isolate aDenEbr1 chromosome 10, aDenEbr1.pat, whole genome shotgun sequence genome has a segment encoding these proteins:
- the LOC138766500 gene encoding olfactory receptor 5B12-like: MKLNETVSYFIMKGLSYDPKLQAPIFVLVLIIYLIVLLGNMGLLLLICLDPHLHTPMYFFLGNLSIVDMMSCTITLHRTLQMFITGDNKVPYLTYLVELYLFEAVIALEVLVLTAMSYDRYVAICRPLNYQTIMSYKICQLLASFCWIFSFLHYIPQISVAFKISCFTTNVIDHFFCDLVPFMEIICPHSLKMLRLLTNTEGLLVYNIIPFSLTVTSYIFIIRAIMKIRTSIGRRKAFYTCSSHLIVNTLLYTAFILQYYIPSNIVGSKKLFSLFNTVILSLLNPFLYSLRNEDIKIAFKRRIGKLKSNTFCHIVANVIGMRKEI; the protein is encoded by the coding sequence ATGAAGCTAAATGAAACAGTCTCATATTTCATCATGAAAGGGTTATCCTATGATCCTAAGCTCCAGGCTCCAATATTTGTTCTGGTTTTAATCATTTATCTCATTGTCCTTCTCGGGAATATGGGTCTTCTTCTCTTGATCTGCCTGGACCCCCATCTTCACACTCCCATGTATTTCTTCCTTGGTAACTTGTCTATAGTGGACATGATGTCTTGCACTATCACCCTACATAGGACCCTTCAAATGTTCATCACTGGAGATAACAAAGTGCCCTACCTGACCTATTTGGTTGAATTGTATCTGTTTGAAGCTGTAATAGCACTTGAAGTTTTAGTATTGACAGCCATGAGCTATGATCGATATGTAGCAATTTGTAGACCCCTGAATTATCAAACCATTATGAGCTATAAGATATGTCAACTCTTGGCCTCATTTTGTTGGATATTTAGTTTTTTACATTATATTCCCCAAATTTCTGTTGCATTCAAGATCTCTTGTTTTACCACAAATGTGATTGACCACTTCTTCTGTGACCTTGTCCCCTTTATGGAAATAATATGCCCACACAGTTTAAAAATGTTGCGATTATTAACCAATACAGAAGGGCTTTTGGTATATAACATTATTCCATTTTCTCTCACTGTAACATCTTATATCTTTATAATTAGGGCCATAATGAAGATACGTACCAGTATTGGTAGAAGAAAAGCCTTCTACACGTGTTCCTCACATCTCATAGTCAATACGTTGCTTTACACCGCCTTTATTCTTCAGTATTATATACCAAGCAATATTGTAGGCTCAAAgaaattattttctttatttaacaCGGTGATTCTCTCATTGCTCAACCCTTTCTTGTACAGCCTCAGGAATGAAGACATCAAAATTGCTTTTAAAAGGAGAATTGGGAAATTGAAATCCAACACATTCTGTCATATAGTGGCCAATGTCATCGGAATGAGAAAGGAAATCTAA